The Halomicronema hongdechloris C2206 genome includes a window with the following:
- a CDS encoding PP2C family protein-serine/threonine phosphatase: MPRILIIDGDSVTQQLISHVLRNLDYEVSVATTGHDGVTQAQQLQPALIVCNWRLPGEIDGITVCRVIKEDPLLSTTFLLMLTGRDSITDRIKGLEMGADDLLTKPVDINELKARVRAGLRLHHLTRDLQQQKQQLEAELAEAETYVRSLLPPDQTTKLPIQARFLPSRQLGGDCYDYYWLDPDYLVVYLLDVSGHGLGSALLSTSVLNVLRSQSLPDVNFYRPEKVLQALNETFQMSDQNEKYFTIWYGVYNQANRQLLYASAGHPPAILISITEKGPQIDQLRTPGLPIGMLPDTSYQWKRCVIPPHSALYLFSDGIYETAEDTQATGLSTFIDLLATTPRHQNIDDIITAVRQQKDRAPLADDLSLLMLNLD; the protein is encoded by the coding sequence ATGCCTCGAATTCTGATTATTGACGGCGATAGCGTCACCCAACAGTTGATCAGCCACGTGCTCAGAAATCTTGACTATGAGGTTTCTGTGGCGACGACTGGTCACGATGGGGTGACCCAGGCGCAACAATTACAGCCAGCCCTGATCGTTTGTAATTGGAGGCTACCCGGTGAGATCGACGGCATTACGGTCTGTCGGGTAATCAAGGAAGACCCGCTCCTCTCGACCACCTTTCTATTGATGTTGACCGGCCGTGATAGCATTACCGACCGGATTAAGGGCCTAGAGATGGGGGCGGATGATTTGCTGACAAAACCCGTCGATATCAATGAGTTAAAGGCACGGGTGCGGGCTGGGTTGCGATTGCATCACCTGACGCGAGATCTACAGCAGCAGAAGCAACAATTGGAAGCAGAATTGGCTGAAGCTGAAACCTATGTGCGATCGCTACTGCCTCCCGATCAAACCACAAAGCTACCGATTCAGGCTCGCTTTCTGCCGTCTCGACAGCTGGGAGGTGATTGCTATGACTATTATTGGCTAGATCCAGATTACCTGGTGGTCTATCTGCTGGATGTCTCAGGCCACGGTTTGGGCTCGGCTCTGTTGTCGACGTCGGTGCTCAACGTGTTGCGATCGCAATCGTTACCCGACGTCAACTTCTATCGCCCCGAGAAAGTTTTACAGGCCCTAAACGAAACCTTCCAGATGAGCGATCAAAACGAGAAGTACTTCACTATCTGGTATGGCGTTTACAACCAAGCCAACCGCCAACTGCTCTACGCCAGTGCTGGTCACCCGCCGGCGATTCTGATATCGATTACTGAAAAAGGCCCTCAGATCGACCAACTACGCACCCCCGGCCTACCCATCGGCATGCTGCCAGATACCTCTTACCAGTGGAAGCGCTGCGTGATTCCCCCCCACAGCGCCCTCTACCTGTTCAGTGACGGCATCTATGAAACCGCAGAAGATACGCAAGCGACCGGATTGTCCACCTTTATCGATCTCCTGGCTACAACACCAAGGCACCAGAACATTGATGACATCATCACAGCCGTGCGACAGCAGAAAGATCGCGCCCCTCTTGCCGATGATCTCTCGTTACTCATGCTCAACTTAGACTAG
- a CDS encoding STAS domain-containing protein, with protein MSSTVSVLQPSGILDSTKVESFRQQVEEALAAGADIVLVDLQDISFIDSSGLGALVVVLKKVRAVDRRMYICSVNDQVRMLFELTSMDQVFSVLADRAEFEAKVLNAAE; from the coding sequence ATGAGTTCAACGGTAAGTGTCCTGCAACCCAGTGGCATTTTAGACAGTACCAAAGTCGAATCGTTTCGACAGCAGGTAGAGGAAGCCTTAGCAGCCGGGGCAGACATTGTTCTGGTAGATCTGCAAGATATATCCTTTATCGATAGTTCTGGGTTAGGGGCCTTGGTAGTGGTCTTAAAGAAGGTGCGAGCCGTAGATCGGCGTATGTACATCTGTTCGGTCAATGACCAAGTGCGTATGTTGTTTGAATTGACCAGTATGGACCAGGTATTTAGTGTATTGGCCGATCGGGCCGAGTTTGAGGCTAAGGTCCTCAATGCGGCCGAGTAG
- a CDS encoding glycerate kinase, with the protein MDQPSSILTRWLAGASPTDADWQALMATELADQRRANAWGIRDDTVRSALRRRWHLLQQLALEHRQIPVPHGSLTDLLPWLWFLWLPLTLWLVEARQRLNRPLIQGILGGQGSGKTTLTRVLQQLLTLVGQHGVTLSIDDLYKTYADRQILRQQDPRLIWRGPPGTHDIELGLRTLQQLRQAPPDAAIPIPRFDKSAHGGEGDRISPEWVSQVDIVLFEGWFVGARPVDPAQIATAPWPIETEADRQFAADMNQRLRDYLPLWEQLDQLMVLYPEDYRLSQQWRRQAEQAMKADGKSGMADDTVDQFVEYFWRALHPALFIEPLCHRREWVDLVVEIRADRTLKAVYAP; encoded by the coding sequence ATGGATCAGCCCTCGTCTATCCTCACCCGTTGGCTAGCGGGCGCCTCCCCTACTGATGCTGACTGGCAGGCATTGATGGCTACGGAATTGGCTGACCAGCGCCGAGCCAATGCCTGGGGAATTCGAGACGATACGGTTCGTTCAGCACTGCGGCGGCGGTGGCACTTATTACAGCAACTAGCCCTTGAACATAGGCAAATTCCAGTTCCCCATGGCTCCCTGACTGATCTATTGCCTTGGCTCTGGTTCCTGTGGTTACCATTGACCCTGTGGTTGGTGGAGGCTAGGCAGCGACTGAACCGTCCTTTGATTCAAGGGATCTTGGGCGGACAGGGCAGTGGCAAAACGACTCTAACGCGAGTCTTGCAGCAGCTGTTAACGCTAGTGGGGCAACATGGGGTCACCCTATCTATAGATGATTTATACAAAACCTATGCTGACCGTCAGATTTTGCGCCAACAGGATCCCCGGCTGATTTGGCGTGGTCCCCCAGGCACTCATGATATTGAGTTAGGGCTGCGAACATTGCAGCAGTTGCGTCAGGCACCTCCAGATGCAGCGATTCCCATCCCACGGTTTGATAAATCGGCCCATGGAGGTGAAGGCGATCGCATCTCTCCGGAATGGGTGAGTCAGGTGGATATCGTGCTCTTTGAAGGCTGGTTTGTGGGAGCGCGTCCCGTTGACCCAGCCCAGATTGCCACAGCCCCTTGGCCTATTGAGACAGAGGCTGATCGTCAATTTGCCGCGGATATGAACCAACGCCTGAGGGATTACTTACCGCTTTGGGAGCAGTTGGATCAGTTAATGGTGCTCTATCCAGAAGATTATCGCCTTAGCCAGCAGTGGCGTCGCCAAGCAGAACAAGCCATGAAGGCGGATGGTAAATCAGGGATGGCAGATGACACCGTTGACCAGTTCGTAGAGTACTTTTGGCGGGCGTTGCATCCGGCCCTGTTTATCGAGCCGCTATGTCATCGTCGGGAGTGGGTCGATTTAGTGGTTGAAATTCGTGCGGATCGAACTTTGAAGGCAGTGTATGCTCCCTAG
- a CDS encoding DUF3352 domain-containing protein: MKFRTFLTGLLAITLVIFIVGVGGFIGLTAQSPLGLLRGSSQLQPTAALFVPKQAPLMVSLLTRPERLTDLWRLLANPGQRRQVKAEIARLETSLLANTGLSYEQDIRPWLGQEITFAVTTADLDRNPDNSQQPGYLLVLSSENGRQAREFLQLFWQKRAVAGESLVFEQFSGSQLVYGRRDPSDSEQVALASATVGDRFVLLANTPEVLKQSLTTVQARDLSLQNDGDYRQGLQQLPNNRIGVVFSHLPQGLAWLGLLSEPAAALPAAFEGMASGADRVLMTVQLTRQGLLAHTALLAAAGQQIMAQAAVSPKRMNALQLLPADTPLAAVSAQLDHLWSTLSHSLERYDLAEGAIQSFLNNAQTNLGINNVAEVFLNWVTGEYAVGLWPSQESTKTDWIFIAEHQSETTAAIEALDALARQQGLSVGPVQLEDQSVSAWTRLAVESGTDVRSPQFQVNTEVAGLHATVDGYEVLATSVDAMYAALRTSRPSLADSDHWQQSITPLSEPSQGVLYLDWPSLKTPLQNRFPGLRLGARLARPLSDHLQSIAVSGYGCNGKGASKTQCSVYRGDIFVHLH; the protein is encoded by the coding sequence ATGAAATTTCGTACGTTTCTTACGGGTCTGCTAGCCATCACCTTGGTGATATTCATAGTAGGCGTGGGTGGCTTTATTGGATTGACCGCCCAGAGTCCTCTAGGGTTGCTGCGGGGAAGCTCCCAATTACAACCGACAGCTGCTCTCTTTGTGCCCAAACAGGCACCTTTGATGGTCTCCCTTCTGACCCGGCCAGAACGGTTGACCGATCTATGGCGGCTCTTAGCCAATCCAGGACAACGGAGGCAGGTCAAGGCCGAAATAGCCCGCTTAGAGACTAGCCTGTTGGCCAATACAGGGCTCTCCTACGAACAAGATATTCGACCTTGGCTAGGCCAAGAAATTACCTTTGCGGTCACCACTGCCGACCTAGACCGTAACCCAGACAATAGTCAACAGCCCGGATATCTGTTGGTTTTGAGCAGCGAAAACGGCCGGCAAGCCCGGGAATTTCTGCAGCTATTCTGGCAAAAACGGGCAGTTGCCGGTGAATCATTAGTATTTGAACAATTCTCAGGCAGCCAGTTAGTCTATGGTCGCCGCGATCCCAGTGATTCCGAGCAGGTTGCCCTGGCCAGTGCTACGGTAGGCGACCGCTTTGTGCTCTTGGCCAATACCCCAGAGGTCTTGAAACAGTCGCTGACCACAGTCCAAGCCCGAGATCTTAGCCTCCAGAACGACGGTGATTACCGGCAAGGCTTACAACAATTACCGAATAATCGAATTGGGGTCGTGTTTTCCCATCTACCTCAGGGGTTAGCGTGGTTGGGCCTCCTGTCAGAACCAGCCGCTGCGCTACCCGCGGCTTTTGAAGGCATGGCCAGTGGTGCGGATCGGGTGCTGATGACAGTACAACTAACTCGCCAAGGACTATTGGCCCATACGGCCCTATTGGCAGCAGCTGGGCAGCAGATTATGGCCCAGGCAGCCGTCTCTCCCAAGAGAATGAATGCACTGCAACTTTTGCCTGCAGATACTCCCTTGGCAGCGGTTTCAGCACAACTGGATCATCTCTGGAGCACCCTATCCCATAGTCTCGAGCGGTACGACTTAGCTGAGGGGGCCATCCAGTCTTTTCTAAACAATGCGCAGACTAACCTGGGCATAAACAATGTGGCGGAGGTCTTTTTGAACTGGGTAACTGGTGAATACGCGGTAGGGCTTTGGCCTAGTCAGGAATCGACCAAAACAGACTGGATCTTCATAGCCGAGCATCAATCGGAGACGACTGCTGCCATTGAGGCCTTGGATGCTCTGGCCCGTCAGCAGGGGTTGAGTGTGGGGCCAGTTCAGTTAGAAGACCAATCAGTGTCTGCCTGGACACGGTTAGCCGTGGAATCTGGGACTGACGTGAGATCACCACAGTTTCAAGTGAACACTGAGGTAGCTGGACTCCATGCTACTGTGGATGGCTATGAGGTATTGGCCACTTCAGTAGATGCGATGTATGCGGCCCTAAGGACGTCCCGGCCATCTCTAGCAGACTCAGACCACTGGCAGCAAAGTATCACGCCGTTATCCGAGCCCAGTCAGGGTGTTCTCTACCTAGACTGGCCATCCCTAAAGACACCATTACAGAACAGATTTCCAGGCTTACGATTAGGGGCACGACTGGCCCGGCCATTGTCTGATCATCTACAAAGCATTGCTGTCAGCGGCTATGGCTGTAATGGTAAAGGTGCTTCTAAGACTCAGTGCTCTGTTTACCGGGGGGATATCTTTGTCCACCTGCATTGA
- the lexA gene encoding transcriptional repressor LexA has product MEPLTAAQQELYDWLVDYIRQHQHSPSIRQMMRAMGLNSPAPVQSRLDHLKRKGYIDWTEGKARTIRILHAARGVPIMGTIAAGFVHDVFTDIVERLDLSGLPLKPSDYALKVTGDSMIGAQICDGDIVIMRPVSDPQSVRDGTIVAARVESGTTLKSLHRQGRDVQLKPANPDYPVMKFPAEQVDIQGRLIGVWRGIDASLLGA; this is encoded by the coding sequence ATGGAACCCCTCACTGCAGCCCAGCAAGAGCTATACGACTGGTTGGTAGATTACATTCGCCAACATCAGCACTCCCCCTCGATTCGGCAAATGATGCGAGCCATGGGGCTCAATTCCCCTGCACCGGTTCAGAGTCGTCTTGATCATCTCAAAAGAAAGGGATACATCGACTGGACCGAAGGAAAAGCCCGCACTATCCGTATCTTACATGCAGCCCGTGGTGTGCCAATCATGGGAACCATTGCCGCGGGTTTTGTCCACGATGTCTTTACAGACATTGTTGAGCGTCTAGACCTATCAGGGCTTCCCCTAAAACCCAGCGACTACGCCCTGAAAGTGACTGGTGACAGTATGATTGGAGCCCAGATTTGTGACGGTGATATCGTGATCATGCGTCCCGTCTCCGATCCCCAGTCTGTGCGAGATGGCACTATCGTGGCAGCTCGGGTTGAGAGTGGGACCACACTGAAATCCCTGCATCGTCAAGGGCGTGACGTGCAGCTCAAGCCTGCAAACCCAGACTATCCAGTGATGAAATTTCCGGCAGAGCAGGTCGATATCCAAGGTCGTCTTATTGGAGTCTGGCGAGGTATCGATGCCTCCTTGCTGGGAGCTTAA